GGTCGCCAGCATCATGGTCGGAGCATGGTCCGCCGTATGCGTCGTTGCCGCGCCAACTTGCGCGACCTCGTCGGGTCCCGAGTTCGGGGATGCCGTCGCCGGGGTGTGGCTCCCCCACACCCGAGCCTTCATCGCCTCCCAGTCGACAGGCCCCGAAAACGTCGTTGTCGAGGTGTGGCCTATCACTGGAGTGATGGTTCCCGTGGACGGGTTTCGTGCCTCCTACACGGAATGGGTGGTTGTCAGAGCCGTGGTCGCGAGAGACGCTGTGCTCTCCTGCACGGGCTCGACTCTTGCCAGCATCATTGCCGGCCCGCCGGCCACGTCAGCCTGGACAAGGTTTGTCGTTGCTGCGGCTGCCTCGTCGGCTTTCCTCCTGCGGCAATCCCGGATCCAGTGACCCGACATGTTGCAGTAGCGGCACTTGCCACCGTTGCCAGTGCCTCGCCCTGCCTGGCTTGGCTTGCGACCGCGGTTGCCGCCACCGCTCTGGGTGCGGCCTCCGCCTCTGTCGCGACCTCTTCTTCCCGTGGGGGCGCCTCCCCCACTGCGGGAAGAGCCGTCGTGGCCGCGCTGCTGACAGGTGAGCAGTAGTTCGCCGGCGGCGCGGTTGTTGGCTTCGTCTCCGCGCTCCTCGATGACCTTGAGTCGCCCTACCAGCTCCTCGATCGTCATGGTGGAGAGATCCACCAAGCTCTCGATGGACCAAGCCAGTTACTTGTACTGCCTGGGGACGACGCGGAAAAACTTGAGAATCACCATCTTGTTGTCGATGGGATCTCCGAGCGTTGCGAGCTTGGTGACGAGACCTTGCAGCCGCAAGGAGAAGTCGTCGACTTGTTCACCGGCCTTGAACCGGATCTCCTCGTACTGGAGGCGCAAGGTCTGGGCCTTCGACTCCCGTACGCGCTCCACACCAATGCGCAGAGTCTTGATGGTGTCCCATGCTTCCTTGGCCGTCTTCTTGGCGCCAAGGGGTGAGCACCATCTCCGTTGGGACGGAGCGCAAGATCGCCTCCATCGCCAGCCGGTCCTCCTCGTACTCGACATCGCCGGTTTCCATGGCTTTCCACACATGCCGCGCCTCCATGATGACTTTCATCAGGACGGACCAACTGGGATAGTTGGTCCAcgtgaggagagggaaggaggcacTGGACATGCCCATGTCTCGCACGGAGCGTGGTGCACCCAGCTCACCTCCCGGCCTGCCTCGCACCGCGAGCGCGTCCGCCGCACAGGTGTCCTTAGCCGAGCTCTGCTCGGCGGTCTTGGAACCGTCGTCGGCGACGCCTCCTTTCGGCATATGCTTTGGCATAACctgaggctctgatgccaattgtcagCCCAAACTATAGAGTAGCTAGGTACCGAGGATTGATCACAGCAGAGTAAAATGGCTAGCACGAACTAGTAGCACACACTTGCTATATTCTGGACTCAAACACAGATACAAGTGATAGAGCTGTACTAGCACTACTACTACTTACGCTACAGAAGCTAGCTTGCTTCTTTGTTCTGGCGCTGGATATAAATGAAATGGCCTTATTACAACCGAAGGACCTGGGGTCCTTTATATAGGCCCGGCTGGAGGTGCTCAGCACTCACACTCGAAACTACCACGTACTTACCACACCAAGACTTCCGGTCAAGTCTCTTGCACCGGCTAAGGAAACTCACTAGGAAATTGCTAGGTAAGTACCACTTCCTTACAGGCCAAGGAAGGTACTGCCCGTTGGTGCAGCATGCATGCGTCCGAGACCATGGTTGACTCAACAATGGAGACTAATGATGTTGCAAATTAAGCACAACCAGTCATATATAGCTAGTAACAAAATCTGCATATGTACATACTCTCATGCCCCCCTAGGAGCTCGACGGCGTGCACGAATCGCGCGTGCAGCGTGGTCGTCCACCGCATCCTCAGAGCCCTCACGCTCCGCCGCCCGGGCAGGAACCTCGACCTCGACGACAagaagccgccgccgctgctccggtAGGCCATGGCCATGTGCTGGTGCTGGAGCTGCTGGAAGGAGGGGTGGTGGTGGTAGATGGGAACCCCTCTTATAGGCTTGAGCAAGGCGTTCATCCGGTGGTGGTAGTGGTTGCTGATGTGGTTGGAGTAGCTCGCTGCGGTGGCGGCGGAAGGCAGCGGCGTCCATGCCGACGGCGGCGTGGCATCTTTGTTGGCGATGTCGGTGGCACTGGCTGACTGGCTCGCAGAAACCCTAGGTGGTGGCTGAAGTGATCCATGCCGGTGGTGCCGGCGGCGTCCGGCCTCCCCCAGCTGTCCGtcggggcggccggcggcgaggaggagctGGCGGTGCTGATCTGCAGCGCCAGGTCCGGCTGCCGGGGGAACAGCTCCATGGGAGGTTCTTGCTCCAACTAATCGAAGTTGCTGCTCAAGAGCGAGCTGGAGATCAAGAAGGTGAGTGGAGCGATGGAAGAAGAGATGGACAACAATTCTTCTCCTTTGGTCCTCAATTTGGAAATTTCTTGGATCTTTCTTGGCTCGATCTGGTGACGGATGGATGGATGAGTGTTTTttgcttgttggtggtggtggtgatgagctTTGCTAGCTAGAGGAAGAGGATTTGGTGAGGGTGAGGGTGTGGGGTGGGGTGGGTGAGATGTGTGACGAGTGAGACTACTGTATatattgtgtgtgtgcgcgcgtgaggAGCTGCCGAATTGAATGGCTGAATACTAGCAGCTGTCTCGGAAATGACTGTCAATTGACAAAGTGTGTGTTTGTTTCTTTGCATCACGAATCCTCTCCACATCAAGTGCAAACCTACGCTCCTCGGCCTTCAACTTTCTCTCTTCGGCCACCATCTTGGTCTTCCACTTCTCATCCTCGAAGGCCTTGAGCTCATTCCACCTCGCCACCTTTTCTTCTTTGTGTTCGGCCGCCAACACCTTCGTCTCGATCATTGACACAAGTTCATCCTTGTAAGTGCCACTGAATACAttcctcttctttctttcttttgcaaTCTTGCTTCCTTCCGGTTTATTGTTGgcatcttcatcaacatcgtcgTCGTCCTCAATGGATATGCTCAGCCTTGACCTCTTCGGAGTGGTCTCCGCAATCATGGATGGTGCTCCAACGATGCCCAAGCGAACCTTGTGTATGGCTTGATCGCACGTCTACGGAGGTGTTGTAGAAGTCGGTGATCCTCTCCCAAAGCAATGTCTTCCTTTTGGTTGTAGTTTTGGGTGCGGGTCCTTGCGGCCTTGTTGGTTGCTTCGGTcatctccaccacctcctcctccgctgcctcctcGGCCACCACCTACTCGGCCTCCTCCATGTCTTGGGTGGCCGAATGATCGAAAAATAAGTCACCATAGTTGAGATCATCAAGGCCAACGGTGGGCGAGGACTCGAACGATGCGAGGAATTTGGTCGTGCTCATCTCCGCTCTACAATGTAAAACCAAGCACTATAAACCATCATTACCGATCACGAACAATCACTATCGATATCCAATGGGACGCGAGGTTTTTACCTTgttggcatttcatcgagcacttgGCGGCCGTGGTTTTTGTTGCCAGCCGCGACTGCCGCTCGCGCCGGAGCAGTAGCTGTAGGGGCAGCCGGAGTTGCCGCACGAGGCGTAGGCCTTGGACGAGCCGGCGCCACGgttgtcttcatcttcttcatcgagcACTTGGCGGCCGCGGTTTTTGTTTTTGGCTTTCGAGACCGTTTGCCTCCAGTAGGTGCAGCATGAAGGCGGAGTGCCGTTGTCGGAGACGTGATGGCCACGCCGGACACCATTGGTGCTCTTGGAGGCGGCGCTTGGACCCGGTGGTTCTTTGTCACCCCCAAGCTTTTTTCgccaccggcggcggcgggtgggtggATTTTGGCAGCGATTCGCCGGCGCCGGGGGGTGTTGGCTATCCATTCTGGCCGGCTCGAAGGTCATcggtggcggtggcgggggcgggaGGCAATGCGGTGCGGGAGGGAGAGTGTCAGTTTTACTCAGCCGCCCAAAGTTGGAGTAAATTTAGGGAAATATTGAGGGAATAGGGAGTTGGAGTAAAAAAAGTTACTCCCTTAACGGTTTTAGGGATCGGCTAGGTCCGCAGTAAGGGAGTAAACCAAAAAATTGACTCCCTTATGGCCTTTTAGGGGGGCGGTTAGAAATGCCCTAATGCAGCTTATAGATGATGCAACTTTTCCTCTCCTTATCCAATTATCTGCTAGAAAttgctatctctctctctctctctcattcccctCTTAATATGAGCTTTTCTGGTTCAATTTCATGCCTCAAGCTGACGTTCTGAATTGTGCCTGTACAAAAAAATGTACACACCTTTTTCTACTGCACATGTTTGTGTTAATGCCTAGAGTAGCTAGGAATCAAATTGATAAGGATCAAAACTTCAGAATTAAGTTATACATTTGCTGAATTTTATTTAATTTGTTCATAGACATTTTGACAGGGAGTCGACCACGAAGAATTTGTGAACCAACAAGTGCTGAAAATGAAGTACAATTAGTAGAAACCAATGAAAGGAAACCCATTCTCCGTAAGTACAGTACTCCCCTAACTACCTGAAGGTCATGTCTGTTACTTATTTATTGTTATGCTATTTCAGAAAGGCTGTTTTACATCAGATCCGGATGCTTTTCTTTTTGGGGCAAGGAGAGTTTACAGAGATGTTTTCTTAGGTACAGCTGTACTGCCGCACCATTAGATTCTCATTGCATCATTAGTTAACTTTTGTTGGCGGGTTTTAAACTTCTCCTGGTGGTATTTCAGATGGCCAAGTTTGTTATTAGCAGGATGGGTAATAATCACACTCCACTCTAATTAATGAGCAGGATAGGATGGTGTTCTACCCCTCCGTGTCCCCAAAATGTGCCAATGGATAACATTCTCCAGATTAACAAGTTCATTTGTGCTGCTGCTCTTACTATGTCTCGGGGCGTTGGGGTCGACAAGATGGAGGTGCTTGCTGCAAGCGCTATAAGGCCGGGCGGTGGAGGCGTACGCATGTGCCACAGTTCAGGTATGTGTGCACCCTCCCTAGGAATCTCTTACTTGCATCTGGTTGTTAGAGTTGGTCATGCCGCTGAGGAGCTATACTGTTTGTTGCGCCTGAAACAGCTGCAGCAGTATGCAGATGGACGCTTAGCAAACTTATGTCTACACTATGCAGAAAACACTATGAATTATTCACCTCAAATTTGGTCAGAATTAGGCATGCGTGACATTCGCTATTAGGCAGAAGAGACTCGTGGTACATGCCATTGCAAATTTCAGGAGaaaaaaggagtatggcactttGTGTATTATGTGTTGAACATTGTCTTGTGTTCCAAGTATATGATAGTTAGAGATATTCTTATCAATGTAACATTTATCTTTCTATCTCTTCTCACTGTATCCCAATTGTATCTCTCCTGGTTGTTGGCAATGACTGGAATCATTGTAACGCCACGAGACGTCTCTCGTTCGAGATCAATACAATATAAACGCGGGCTCTCCCTGTATGGAGAGTTGAGACACTTCCATCCTTTTCTAAATTATGTGGTTCTTCAGAATGACAACGCCTTCACAGTTCCTGAGTACGGCTGCGACCATGACGCGAGGCTCCTTTTCTTTGGTCATTTTAACTGTCATGATCTTAGAATTGTACGTAAACAGGATATTGGTTTCTCTGCATCTGTCTATCTTGTTACAATTTGTTGTAGAAGGGAAATGTCAAACTTAAACATTCTATTGTTTCTGTTTGTATAAATCAGCGAGTCATTAGCTAATGCAATGAAATTGAGTTAAGAGGACTACTGCAGTATTAGTATATTGCTCACCTTCTCTGGCCAGCTTAAACTTTTGGAATCTTTTAGATGAACTAGCTGAGGCTTGCAACTCAATGTGTACCAGGATCAGGAGGTCTTAGTTCAAATCCTTGATAACAAAATTTTCAAGTGAAATACACAAACATTATgaacttatgatgattatgatagAGGAAGTACAGAAGCAACACGTGCCGATGTTGTTTCTCATGTGATCAGAAGATAACCTACAATGAAGGATTCTAAGGATAATTTGCTTGCTATGATTGCCACAAAAAATCCTCTTTGTAATTATCTTTTGGCTTATAATTATGTCTGTCATTTCTACATTCATGTTGTGACTGGAAAGAAGGTCTCTTATACGAATGTCAGATGTCAATTCTAAATTCATGTTGTGACTGCAATGAAGGTCTCTTATATGAATGTCAGATATCATTTCTAAATTCATGTTGTGGCTATTCTTGCCATGTTAAGCTGAGTTCAAGAACTGTTTGTCATTTCTAAAGATCAGGACCTAACCAGCCACCCTAATCTAAGCGTTGGATATTGTGAAGTTTGAAGAATCCCAACATGCATAACCAAGCTTAGATTAGGGACCCAACTAGCCGTCCTACTGTCTGTAGACAAGATTAGAGCGCATAATCCCGCCTCAAGAGGTGCGCCGGGGGCGCACCCTTGTCACTAGTGAAACATCAAGGGGTATCCTAGGTATATCTGGAAGTGGTGCAACACAGCTAATGTCATGCAGAATCCGGTGCCAAAGGATCTCCATTAGTATCAGGATGTTCAATATTGAATTTAAACCAATGGCTACATATTAGTGCTATGTTTTAACTACCAACTATATTATTTTTCAGGGGAAAATATTTGCTTGTATAGCATCAATTAGCAATGGTAATCCGAATAACAAAATGCATACATAAATGGATTCTTCCAATATCACTAAACTGATGAGTGAAAGAGGTCGAGAGACTAACCGAAAAAACTATAGCGCTTTGTGCATTGATCGGTTGAAGAATAAAATTAGAAAATTGAAGTGCCGACATGGATCTCGTGCCCAGTCGCTTGCTGC
This region of Triticum aestivum cultivar Chinese Spring chromosome 2D, IWGSC CS RefSeq v2.1, whole genome shotgun sequence genomic DNA includes:
- the LOC123056034 gene encoding uncharacterized protein, which produces MIAETTPKRSRLSISIEDDDDVDEDANNKPEGSKIAKERKKRNVFSGTYKDELVSMIETKVLAAEHKEEKVARWNELKAFEDEKWKTKMVAEERKLKAEERRFALDVERIRDQSSSPPPPTSKKHSSIHPSPDRAKKDPRNFQIEDQRRRIVVHLFFHRSTHLLDLQLALEQQLRLVGARTSHGAVPPAAGPGAADQHRQLLLAAGRPDGQLGEAGRRRHHRHGSLQPPPRVSASQSASATDIANKDATPPSAWTPLPSAATAASYSNHISNHYHHRMNALLKPIRGVPIYHHHPSFQQLQHQHMAMAYRSSGGGFLSSRSRFLPGRRSVRALRMRWTTTLHARFVHAVELLGGHESMYICRFCY